The following coding sequences are from one Myxococcales bacterium window:
- a CDS encoding c-type cytochrome — protein sequence MSWRLSRLRSTRPWAAFLFVAVAPAVLTAARVPAGAADLLVDEQEHDLDALPPVPAPFRMAFFAREPLISHPAALAFDAKGRLYVGGGPQFRKPTPQTPPDSVVLLEDCDGDGVAERATTFASGFNSIQGLAFKGGDLYVANAPDLTVVRDLDGDDVADEYVRLYEGLSHNRHGLHGLVFGPDGFLYMSQGNSQVQKHAPKAFRDLMGIRSNAPATQKPRRFSGGDYAHTFVPTWPEAEGGILRARPDGTGLEIFARGLRNPFDMDFDANFDWLATDNDDGPEHDRVITPFRGAHFGKRHPWYGSWTGEDSPATVPLSGLFPNANGSGVGVVFYTAPQWPEAFRNAFLVGDWIRKSLYVYRPQWQGAQRTGELHELFSARGTPALFRPTDMVTGPDGALYIAGWGSHYGSKSAPYQNGDDTAALNEGRVFKMWNGASPLIEESTSVRLRRARPLASWTLHELIDDLGHFLPARAVQAQDELLRRGQTPFAPLRAALQDERRSPLQRLWLSWTLGRLPRAGKVGRQVDHLFLTTAANDQAPLEGRIQALRIVSARRSPRLQALALDLLDHGDARLRREAAEALRFGPRPPRARILEALAAETDRLVRYALWKTLAEQHAPALSALLRHREPRVAEAALLALLERDRLTIPQVERLVRNPVAPVATLAQKWLERTGVTTPPLPPPATPLVHEALDHETTLDEVRARFAHANPDNGRALFFHRSGPGCYLCHKMGNDGRAVGPDLSDLASRASYDYVAESILDPNATLIEGFMQALVTTKDGREYAGMIREDTAKLLRLYQADGTTAVIPKTEIAQRELLDVSAMPSGYGTFLSPQDVADLVSWLMRPPALGVERR from the coding sequence ATGAGCTGGCGTTTATCCCGTCTGCGAAGCACGCGGCCGTGGGCCGCCTTTCTGTTCGTCGCCGTTGCGCCGGCGGTTCTCACCGCCGCGCGGGTGCCCGCGGGCGCGGCGGATCTGCTGGTCGACGAGCAAGAGCACGATCTCGACGCGCTTCCGCCGGTGCCCGCGCCCTTCCGCATGGCGTTCTTCGCCCGCGAGCCGCTGATCTCGCACCCGGCGGCCCTGGCCTTCGACGCGAAGGGACGGCTCTACGTGGGCGGCGGGCCGCAGTTCCGCAAGCCCACCCCGCAAACACCGCCCGATAGCGTCGTCCTGCTCGAGGACTGCGACGGTGATGGGGTGGCCGAGCGAGCCACCACTTTTGCCAGCGGGTTCAACAGCATCCAGGGGCTGGCGTTCAAGGGAGGCGATCTCTACGTGGCGAACGCCCCCGATTTGACCGTGGTGCGTGACCTCGACGGCGACGACGTGGCCGACGAATACGTGCGCCTTTACGAAGGCTTGAGCCACAACAGACACGGTCTGCACGGGTTGGTCTTCGGGCCCGACGGCTTTTTGTACATGAGCCAGGGGAACAGCCAGGTGCAAAAGCACGCCCCCAAGGCCTTTCGCGACCTGATGGGCATCAGGTCGAACGCTCCCGCGACACAGAAACCCCGGCGGTTTTCCGGCGGCGACTATGCACACACCTTCGTGCCCACCTGGCCCGAAGCCGAAGGCGGGATCTTGCGCGCCCGCCCCGACGGAACGGGACTCGAGATCTTCGCGCGAGGTCTGCGCAATCCGTTCGACATGGACTTCGACGCCAACTTCGATTGGCTCGCCACCGACAACGACGATGGCCCCGAGCACGATCGGGTGATCACGCCCTTTCGGGGCGCTCACTTCGGCAAGCGGCACCCGTGGTACGGGTCATGGACGGGCGAGGACAGCCCGGCCACCGTGCCTCTGTCAGGCCTGTTCCCGAATGCCAACGGGTCCGGGGTGGGCGTCGTCTTCTACACGGCCCCCCAGTGGCCAGAGGCCTTCCGGAACGCCTTCCTCGTTGGCGACTGGATTCGCAAGTCTCTTTACGTCTACCGCCCACAGTGGCAGGGCGCCCAGCGCACGGGTGAGCTTCACGAGCTGTTTTCTGCCCGCGGCACACCGGCCCTGTTTCGTCCCACCGACATGGTCACCGGGCCCGACGGCGCGCTCTACATCGCCGGGTGGGGCTCGCATTACGGCTCGAAGTCTGCGCCCTACCAAAACGGCGACGATACGGCCGCCCTCAACGAGGGCCGCGTGTTCAAGATGTGGAACGGCGCCTCGCCGCTCATCGAGGAAAGCACCTCCGTTCGCCTGCGGCGGGCCCGCCCGCTTGCCTCCTGGACCCTGCACGAGCTCATCGACGATCTCGGCCACTTTCTGCCGGCGCGCGCGGTGCAAGCCCAGGATGAGCTCCTGCGCCGGGGGCAGACCCCCTTCGCGCCGCTGAGGGCTGCCCTGCAAGACGAACGACGGTCCCCCCTCCAAAGGCTGTGGCTGTCCTGGACCCTGGGTCGGCTGCCCCGTGCCGGCAAGGTGGGCAGGCAAGTCGACCACCTCTTCTTGACCACGGCCGCCAACGACCAGGCACCGCTCGAAGGCCGCATACAAGCGCTGCGCATCGTGAGCGCGCGCAGATCACCCCGGCTGCAGGCGTTGGCGCTCGACCTGCTCGACCACGGCGACGCCCGTCTGCGCAGGGAGGCGGCCGAGGCGTTGCGTTTTGGGCCCCGCCCCCCGCGTGCGCGGATCCTCGAGGCCTTGGCGGCCGAGACGGACAGGCTGGTGCGCTACGCCCTGTGGAAGACGCTGGCCGAGCAACACGCCCCCGCGCTTTCGGCGCTGCTGCGTCACCGGGAGCCGCGCGTGGCGGAGGCGGCCTTGCTGGCGCTGCTGGAACGTGATCGCCTGACGATCCCCCAGGTCGAGCGGCTCGTCCGCAACCCCGTGGCGCCCGTGGCCACCCTGGCCCAAAAGTGGCTCGAACGCACGGGCGTAACCACTCCCCCCTTGCCCCCACCGGCCACCCCGCTGGTGCACGAAGCGCTCGACCACGAAACCACGCTCGACGAGGTCCGTGCGCGCTTCGCGCACGCAAACCCCGACAACGGACGGGCGCTGTTCTTCCACCGTAGTGGCCCGGGCTGCTACCTCTGCCACAAGATGGGCAACGATGGCCGCGCCGTGGGCCCCGATCTTTCGGACCTGGCCTCTCGGGCCTCTTACGACTACGTGGCCGAATCGATCCTGGATCCCAACGCCACCCTCATCGAAGGCTTCATGCAAGCACTGGTCACCACGAAGGACGGGCGAGAGTACGCGGGCATGATTCGTGAGGACACGGCCAAGCTGCTGCGGCTTTACCAGGCAGATGGCACCACCGCAGTGATTCCGAAAACGGAGATCGCCCAACGCGAGCTGCTCGACGTCTCGGCCATGCCCTCGGGGTACGGCACCTTCCTGTCGCCGCAAGATGTGGCCGATCTGGTGTCCTGGCTCATGCGGCCCCCGGCGCTGGGCGTCGAACGGCGCTGA
- a CDS encoding universal stress protein encodes MNILVATDFSKPAEHAVELAAALAHRLGDQLVVAFAQEPPVVTSPDFAVDVDALERSLAQKAQASLDHLGARLREQGHAAELRLVRGVAADAIAKLGHELDARFIVVGTHGRNAVSRFFVGSVAERLVREADRPVLVARRHGDENLIAWAKGERPLHVAVALDMSNASAHGLAWVKRLRAATPCDLTFVHFYWPPEQLSRLGITTAEALDDADPTTVAVIRRDLEAFVGELPGQGRVDYEIAANWGELGGHLAFAASDLNADVLVLGTHQRRGLKRMWLGATLQPTLHAASVPVLCVPGAEPAPAEAIVPRLREVLVATDLSPLGNAAVPYAYSLVDDGGTVHLVHVHERHVPTPLSAPDTARGALAGSPREAELQKTLQSLVPAGVAGRHVKTEVHVIDGGRPPTIVLQVATRLGIDALVVASHGRTGLGRALMGSVTQAILEGSDKPVFVVRGKRG; translated from the coding sequence ATGAACATCCTTGTCGCCACTGATTTTTCGAAGCCCGCCGAACACGCCGTGGAACTTGCTGCCGCGTTGGCTCATCGGCTGGGAGATCAGCTGGTCGTGGCCTTCGCCCAGGAGCCGCCTGTCGTCACATCGCCCGACTTTGCCGTGGACGTGGACGCGCTCGAGCGCTCCCTCGCGCAGAAGGCTCAAGCCAGCCTGGACCACCTGGGCGCCCGCCTGCGGGAGCAAGGGCACGCGGCGGAGCTTCGCTTGGTACGGGGCGTGGCGGCCGACGCGATCGCCAAACTGGGACACGAGCTGGACGCGCGCTTCATCGTGGTGGGGACCCACGGGCGCAACGCGGTGTCGCGGTTCTTCGTGGGGAGTGTGGCCGAACGGCTGGTACGCGAGGCCGACCGGCCCGTGCTGGTGGCGCGGCGCCACGGAGACGAGAACCTGATCGCGTGGGCCAAGGGTGAGCGGCCCTTGCACGTGGCCGTGGCGCTCGACATGAGCAACGCCTCCGCGCATGGCTTGGCCTGGGTCAAGCGGCTACGGGCTGCGACCCCGTGTGATCTCACTTTCGTACACTTTTATTGGCCACCCGAGCAGCTCTCGCGGCTGGGCATCACGACGGCCGAAGCGCTCGACGACGCCGACCCGACCACGGTGGCCGTCATCCGGCGCGACCTCGAGGCCTTCGTGGGCGAGCTGCCCGGTCAAGGACGCGTGGACTACGAGATTGCCGCCAACTGGGGTGAGTTGGGCGGGCACCTGGCTTTCGCGGCCTCGGACCTCAACGCCGACGTGCTCGTGCTTGGCACCCATCAGCGACGCGGCCTCAAACGCATGTGGCTGGGCGCCACCCTCCAGCCCACGTTGCATGCGGCCAGCGTGCCCGTGCTGTGCGTGCCGGGCGCGGAGCCGGCGCCTGCCGAGGCCATCGTGCCCCGTCTGCGCGAGGTCCTCGTGGCCACCGATCTCTCGCCGCTTGGCAACGCGGCGGTGCCCTACGCCTACAGCCTGGTCGACGACGGCGGCACGGTGCACCTGGTTCACGTGCATGAACGGCACGTGCCAACCCCCTTGTCGGCGCCCGACACGGCACGGGGCGCACTCGCCGGCTCGCCGCGCGAGGCTGAGCTGCAGAAGACGTTGCAGAGCCTCGTGCCAGCGGGCGTTGCGGGCCGTCACGTGAAGACCGAGGTGCACGTCATCGATGGGGGGCGGCCTCCCACGATCGTGCTGCAGGTGGCCACGCGCCTCGGTATTGACGCCTTGGTGGTCGCGTCTCATGGCCGTACGGGCCTGGGGCGCGCGCTCATGGGCTCCGTGACGCAGGCGATCCTCGAGGGCTCGGACAAGCCCGTTTTCGTGGTGCGCGGAAAACGAGGTTGA
- a CDS encoding phosphoadenylyl-sulfate reductase: protein MKPSAQEIGAAQERLSGRPPQEVLAWALERFADTLAIASSFSIEDCVVIDMAAKLAPKVRVFALDTGRLPEETYQTAERVRDKYRLEIEWYFPAREAVETLERRKGLFSFMESLDNRHECCGLRKVEPLGRALGALDAWVTGLRREQSVTRGETPEVEFDEGHGGIAKLNPIISWSEAETRAYAKTNRVPLHPLHDRGYPSIGCAPCTRAVAAGDHPRAGRWWWEDPASKECGLHPVKDGGGQ from the coding sequence ATGAAACCCTCGGCTCAAGAAATCGGCGCCGCCCAGGAGCGGCTTTCCGGCCGCCCCCCTCAAGAGGTGCTGGCGTGGGCTCTCGAACGCTTCGCAGACACCTTGGCGATCGCGTCCAGCTTCTCGATCGAGGACTGTGTGGTGATCGACATGGCCGCCAAGCTGGCGCCGAAGGTCCGCGTATTTGCGCTCGACACGGGGCGCTTGCCTGAAGAGACCTACCAAACCGCCGAGCGGGTCCGGGACAAGTATCGGCTGGAGATCGAGTGGTATTTTCCCGCCCGTGAGGCCGTCGAGACCCTCGAGCGTCGCAAGGGGCTGTTCAGTTTCATGGAGTCACTCGACAACCGGCATGAATGCTGTGGCCTGCGCAAGGTCGAGCCCCTCGGGCGCGCCCTGGGGGCGCTCGACGCCTGGGTGACGGGGCTCCGGCGCGAACAATCCGTGACCCGCGGCGAAACCCCCGAGGTGGAGTTTGACGAAGGGCACGGTGGCATCGCCAAGTTGAACCCCATCATCTCGTGGTCGGAAGCCGAAACGCGGGCCTACGCCAAAACGAACCGGGTGCCCCTACATCCCTTGCACGATCGCGGCTACCCCTCCATCGGCTGCGCACCGTGCACACGCGCCGTGGCCGCAGGAGACCACCCCCGTGCGGGCCGTTGGTGGTGGGAGGACCCGGCGAGCAAGGAATGTGGGCTTCACCCGGTCAAGGACGGCGGCGGACAGTAG
- a CDS encoding HPF/RaiA family ribosome-associated protein: MTEAIQIVFRDIPPSATLEANIRRKVERLFRLHEGLTACRVTVERPHLHHHKGSHYQFRVEMHLPGAELVAGKDHDVDNTHDNPYVAARDTFRTARRLLQEHVRKHRAAGRQHERVGEILAKDEALAAAVA, from the coding sequence ATGACAGAGGCAATCCAGATCGTATTTCGCGACATTCCCCCTTCTGCCACCCTGGAGGCCAACATCCGTCGGAAAGTCGAGCGTTTGTTTCGGCTGCACGAGGGTCTTACCGCTTGTCGGGTGACGGTTGAACGGCCGCACCTTCACCACCACAAGGGCAGCCACTACCAGTTCCGCGTCGAGATGCACCTTCCGGGCGCCGAGCTGGTGGCGGGCAAGGACCACGACGTGGACAACACCCACGACAACCCTTACGTGGCGGCGCGTGACACCTTCCGCACGGCACGCCGGCTCCTGCAAGAGCACGTGCGCAAGCACCGGGCGGCAGGGCGCCAACACGAGCGTGTGGGTGAGATCTTGGCCAAAGACGAAGCGCTAGCTGCAGCGGTCGCCTGA
- the hisC gene encoding histidinol-phosphate transaminase, protein MSRTFTPSPLPFPLPRERVARSSGYTPGEQPRAHQKIIKLNTNENPYPPSPRVAEAIASFPCEVLRRYPSPMADRFREAAAALYGLSPAQVLAGNGSDDILNIIIRAYLDPGDVLAYPDPSYSLYPVLADIHGVRVAPVAWEDGWTLPTEGLLRSGARVVFITNPNAPSGTVVPLRTLESFARAFSGLVLLDEAYVEFAEQSGLPLLASCPNVVLSRTLSKSYSLAGLRFGYALGAAEVMAELAKVKDSYNVDALSIAAATAALSDQEYARGTWEGVKGERSRLVAELTARGFDVIPSQTNFVFARPPRGDGGSLYAHLKQQGILVRHFDKPGLSDRIRISVGTPEENTALLAALPDPA, encoded by the coding sequence ATGTCACGCACCTTCACACCCAGCCCCTTGCCTTTTCCCTTGCCGCGCGAGCGGGTCGCCCGCTCCTCCGGCTACACACCGGGCGAGCAGCCGCGCGCTCACCAGAAAATCATCAAGCTCAACACCAACGAAAACCCCTATCCGCCCAGCCCCCGCGTGGCCGAGGCCATCGCCTCGTTCCCCTGCGAGGTGCTGCGCCGGTATCCCTCACCGATGGCCGATCGCTTCCGCGAAGCGGCCGCCGCGCTTTATGGCCTGAGCCCCGCGCAGGTGCTGGCAGGCAACGGCAGCGACGACATCCTGAACATCATCATTCGGGCCTACTTGGATCCGGGCGACGTACTCGCCTACCCAGACCCGAGCTATTCGCTTTACCCTGTTTTGGCCGACATCCACGGCGTGCGCGTGGCCCCCGTGGCCTGGGAGGACGGCTGGACCCTGCCAACCGAAGGGCTGCTGCGCAGCGGGGCCCGCGTGGTGTTCATCACGAACCCGAACGCCCCGAGCGGCACCGTGGTGCCTCTTCGCACGCTCGAGTCGTTCGCTCGGGCCTTTTCGGGCTTGGTGCTGCTCGACGAGGCCTACGTCGAGTTCGCCGAACAAAGCGGACTGCCCCTGCTCGCGTCGTGCCCCAACGTGGTGCTGTCGCGGACCCTCAGCAAGTCCTACAGCCTCGCCGGCCTTCGTTTTGGTTACGCGCTGGGGGCAGCGGAGGTGATGGCGGAGCTTGCCAAGGTGAAAGACAGCTACAACGTGGACGCCCTGTCGATCGCAGCGGCCACGGCGGCGCTTTCCGACCAAGAGTACGCCCGGGGCACGTGGGAAGGGGTCAAAGGCGAACGCAGCCGGTTGGTGGCCGAACTCACAGCGAGGGGCTTCGATGTCATCCCCAGCCAGACGAACTTCGTTTTTGCGCGGCCTCCCCGCGGGGACGGTGGCAGCCTTTATGCGCACCTCAAGCAACAAGGCATCCTCGTGCGCCACTTCGACAAACCTGGGCTGTCGGATCGCATCCGCATCAGCGTCGGAACGCCCGAAGAGAACACCGCACTTCTGGCCGCGTTACCTGATCCCGCATGA
- a CDS encoding DUF2721 domain-containing protein — protein MNPEMSLGTPALLFPAISLLLLAYTNRFLALASVVRGLHARYRENGDRALLGQIHNLRTRLDLIRRMQATGVFSLLICVVCMFALFAGFPHLGQGLFALSLVTMMVSLAISVREIQISTVALKIQLSDLEHETPVTAPDPRETSEVRPLP, from the coding sequence ATGAATCCTGAGATGTCGTTGGGAACGCCGGCGCTCTTGTTTCCGGCCATCTCGCTCTTGCTGCTCGCGTATACGAACCGCTTTCTCGCTCTGGCCAGCGTGGTGCGCGGCCTTCACGCGCGCTACCGCGAAAACGGCGATCGGGCGTTGCTGGGGCAGATTCACAACCTGCGCACACGCCTCGACCTCATTCGCCGCATGCAGGCCACCGGCGTCTTCAGCCTGCTCATCTGTGTGGTCTGTATGTTCGCGCTGTTCGCCGGGTTCCCGCACCTTGGTCAGGGACTCTTCGCGCTCAGCTTGGTGACGATGATGGTCTCGTTGGCCATATCGGTGCGCGAGATTCAAATCTCCACGGTGGCTCTGAAGATCCAGCTAAGCGATCTCGAACACGAGACCCCGGTCACCGCCCCCGACCCTCGCGAGACCTCCGAGGTGCGACCTCTACCGTGA
- a CDS encoding sigma-54 dependent transcriptional regulator, translating to MQRARILIVDDEANARNALSELLKEEGYAVETAADGFKALGKMAEFGPDLVLTDLKMPGMDGLELLRRTHEMREDVVVVVMTAFGAVETAVTAMRNGAADYLTKPINMNELLLVLNRELEHLRLRREAGNLKQRLAERYSYENIIGNAPVMQEIFKMVTQVASSRASVLITGESGTGKELIAAAIHQRSPRAAGPFVKLHCAALAETLLESELFGHERGAFTGALGRRDGRFMQANKGTLFLDEIGEISPSTQVKLLRFLQEHEFERVGGNETIRVDVRVIAATNRDLKAEVAGGRFREDLYYRLNVINLEMPPLRARTSDIPLLSTYFLRKYAAENERVADRAIEGFTDEALEYLVNYPWPGNVRELENTIERAVVMCNGRRIGVGELPPHLRPKEGRGIQIPGSTLEEIENYAIRKTLEITAGSTSKAAEILGISVRKVQYKLHEYQEAPKSGAPAVISTSKPD from the coding sequence ATGCAGCGAGCCAGAATTCTCATCGTCGACGACGAAGCCAACGCCCGCAACGCTCTGTCGGAGCTCCTCAAGGAAGAGGGGTACGCGGTGGAGACCGCCGCCGATGGGTTCAAGGCCCTCGGCAAGATGGCCGAGTTCGGCCCCGACCTCGTGCTGACGGACCTGAAGATGCCCGGCATGGACGGGCTCGAGCTTTTGCGCCGCACACACGAGATGCGCGAAGACGTCGTGGTGGTCGTGATGACGGCCTTCGGCGCGGTGGAGACCGCGGTGACGGCGATGCGCAACGGCGCCGCCGACTACCTCACCAAGCCCATCAACATGAACGAGCTTCTGTTGGTGTTGAATCGTGAGCTCGAGCATTTGCGCCTGCGGCGCGAGGCCGGCAACCTCAAGCAACGCCTGGCCGAGCGCTACAGCTACGAAAACATCATCGGCAACGCGCCCGTGATGCAGGAGATCTTCAAGATGGTCACGCAGGTGGCGTCCTCGCGGGCTTCCGTGTTGATCACCGGCGAATCCGGCACAGGCAAGGAGCTCATCGCCGCCGCCATTCACCAGCGCAGCCCGCGGGCCGCAGGGCCGTTCGTAAAACTGCATTGCGCGGCGCTGGCCGAGACGCTGCTCGAAAGCGAGCTCTTTGGTCACGAACGGGGGGCCTTCACGGGCGCGCTGGGGCGGCGCGACGGGCGTTTCATGCAAGCCAACAAGGGCACCTTGTTCCTGGATGAAATCGGCGAGATCTCCCCCTCGACACAGGTCAAGCTGCTGCGCTTTCTGCAGGAGCACGAGTTCGAGCGGGTCGGGGGCAACGAGACCATCCGCGTGGACGTAAGGGTCATCGCTGCCACCAACCGGGATCTCAAGGCGGAGGTGGCGGGCGGGCGATTCCGCGAGGATCTGTACTACCGGCTGAACGTCATCAACCTGGAGATGCCTCCGCTTCGGGCCCGCACATCGGACATTCCGCTGCTCTCCACATACTTTCTGCGCAAGTACGCCGCAGAGAACGAGCGCGTAGCAGACCGGGCCATCGAGGGGTTCACCGACGAGGCGCTCGAATACCTGGTGAACTATCCGTGGCCGGGCAACGTGCGCGAGCTCGAAAACACGATCGAACGCGCGGTCGTGATGTGCAACGGCCGCCGCATCGGCGTGGGCGAGCTGCCGCCCCACCTGCGGCCCAAGGAGGGCCGCGGCATCCAGATCCCAGGGTCGACCCTCGAGGAGATCGAGAACTACGCCATTCGCAAGACGCTCGAGATCACCGCGGGTTCGACGAGCAAGGCGGCCGAGATCCTGGGCATCTCCGTGCGCAAGGTGCAGTACAAGCTCCATGAGTACCAGGAAGCCCCAAAAAGCGGGGCTCCGGCCGTCATCTCGACGAGCAAGCCGGACTGA
- a CDS encoding response regulator, protein MEPSVLIVDDDEALADNLLEIVETLGARGTTVSTAGEALSAARRGAWAVALVDVRLPDGSGSELARRLRDLQPFVQVIMITGDATVESAIAAVGDGAFAFVVKPFDPARLIDTVNQALARASLVSERERLRLELERSERRHREVVEAVPAFVLGLDAEGRIMLWNRWLEKVTGLGRERMLGRDGRTFIHGEGPSAIPTANDGEILVRWETAASTSNDPVTYAVGIDVTREQEMARRTLRAERLAAVGTMAAGLAHEIRNPLNAAMLQLTLLMRRLDRGESGDAAVRPVAEVVTSEIQRLERLVNDFLAFARPHPLQVAPTELNVVIEGVLSFLEPEAEQNHVHVVRELAKGLPPVEGDRERLRQVLLNLARNAIEAMPDGGRLTLRTRSVGEGIELEVEDTGVGIENEAEIFDAFFTTKPQGTGLGLSLVHRIVGDHGGAIEVKSHPGCTRFSIWLPAATRR, encoded by the coding sequence ATGGAGCCCAGCGTTCTCATCGTCGACGACGACGAAGCCCTCGCCGACAATCTGCTCGAGATCGTGGAGACCCTCGGCGCCCGCGGCACCACCGTGTCGACGGCCGGGGAGGCTCTGTCCGCCGCACGGCGAGGGGCCTGGGCCGTTGCGCTGGTCGACGTGCGCCTTCCCGACGGCAGCGGCAGCGAGCTTGCCCGCCGGCTCCGGGATCTACAGCCTTTCGTTCAGGTCATCATGATCACGGGCGATGCCACGGTCGAAAGCGCCATCGCCGCCGTGGGCGACGGCGCCTTCGCGTTCGTCGTCAAGCCCTTCGATCCCGCGCGGCTCATCGATACGGTGAACCAGGCGCTGGCGCGCGCCTCGCTGGTGTCCGAACGCGAAAGGCTGAGGCTGGAGCTCGAGCGCAGCGAGCGTCGCCACCGTGAGGTGGTCGAAGCCGTTCCGGCCTTCGTGCTGGGCCTCGACGCCGAGGGCCGCATCATGCTGTGGAACCGCTGGCTCGAAAAAGTGACCGGGCTTGGCAGAGAGCGCATGCTGGGCCGAGATGGCCGAACGTTCATTCACGGCGAGGGGCCCTCGGCCATCCCCACCGCGAACGATGGTGAGATCCTCGTGCGCTGGGAGACGGCGGCGAGCACGTCGAACGATCCCGTGACCTACGCCGTGGGGATCGACGTGACCCGCGAACAAGAGATGGCGCGACGCACGCTGCGTGCAGAGCGCTTGGCCGCCGTGGGGACGATGGCGGCAGGTTTGGCGCACGAGATCCGCAACCCGCTCAACGCCGCCATGCTGCAGTTGACGTTGCTCATGCGGCGGCTCGATCGGGGCGAGAGCGGCGACGCCGCCGTACGTCCCGTGGCCGAGGTGGTGACGAGCGAAATTCAGCGGCTCGAACGCCTGGTGAACGACTTCCTCGCGTTCGCGCGGCCTCATCCCCTGCAAGTGGCACCGACCGAGCTCAACGTCGTCATCGAGGGCGTGCTTTCGTTCCTCGAACCCGAGGCCGAACAGAACCATGTGCACGTGGTGCGGGAGCTGGCCAAGGGACTTCCGCCTGTGGAAGGTGATCGGGAGCGCCTCCGCCAGGTGCTGCTCAACCTGGCGCGCAATGCGATCGAGGCCATGCCGGACGGGGGGCGCTTGACCCTGCGCACACGGAGCGTGGGCGAGGGGATCGAGCTCGAGGTCGAGGACACGGGCGTGGGCATCGAGAACGAGGCCGAGATCTTCGATGCCTTTTTCACCACCAAGCCCCAGGGCACCGGCCTGGGGCTGTCTTTGGTCCATCGGATCGTGGGCGATCACGGGGGCGCCATCGAGGTGAAGTCGCACCCCGGCTGCACTCGCTTCTCGATCTGGCTGCCTGCGGCCACACGGCGCTGA
- the larA gene encoding nickel-dependent lactate racemase: protein MKITLPYGNTDLAVEVPGRNVRVIEPTFTAGLPDEAAAFQQAARTPIGRPPLREVVKPGERLAVVIPDGTRPLPSDRLLPWLFAELSHVPDDHITIINGTGSHRANTPEELAKMVGADVLRRYRVVNHDAFEPKSLAEAGRGPNGQPVYMNRHYVDAERRIVLGFIEPHFMAGFSGGYKGVFPAVADLATIMHYHRAQVIGDPRSTWGQLHDNPTQDQIRTYGSLLPVDFLLNVTLNRKREITQFFCGDPIAAHEAGCAYVKRTAMAACDRAYPIVLTSNAGFPLDQNLYQTVKGMSAAAQIVEPGGLILAAARCNDGFPSHGNFRAFLTEHASPQDLLDTINAPGFSRFDQWQAQLFALIALKARVGVFSEMPEAELRAAHLEPVADIGARLKQELDARGPDAAIAVLPEGPLTIPYLTSPPAV from the coding sequence ATGAAAATCACTCTACCGTACGGAAACACTGACCTCGCCGTCGAGGTGCCGGGCCGGAACGTTCGCGTCATCGAGCCCACGTTCACCGCCGGCCTTCCGGACGAAGCCGCGGCGTTCCAGCAGGCCGCGCGGACCCCCATCGGGCGACCGCCGCTGCGCGAGGTGGTCAAGCCCGGCGAGCGTCTGGCGGTGGTGATTCCCGACGGCACCCGCCCCCTGCCCTCCGACCGCTTGTTGCCCTGGCTTTTCGCCGAGCTCTCGCACGTGCCGGACGACCACATCACGATCATCAACGGCACGGGCTCACACCGGGCCAACACGCCCGAGGAGCTGGCGAAGATGGTGGGGGCGGACGTTCTGCGGCGCTATCGCGTGGTGAACCACGACGCCTTCGAGCCCAAGAGCCTCGCCGAGGCGGGGCGGGGCCCGAACGGCCAGCCCGTTTACATGAACCGCCACTACGTGGACGCCGAGCGCCGCATCGTGCTGGGCTTCATCGAGCCTCACTTCATGGCGGGCTTTTCGGGCGGCTACAAGGGCGTGTTCCCGGCGGTGGCCGACCTGGCCACCATCATGCACTACCACCGGGCGCAGGTGATTGGCGATCCCCGCAGCACCTGGGGCCAGCTCCACGACAACCCCACCCAGGACCAGATCCGCACTTATGGCAGCCTGCTGCCCGTCGACTTCTTGCTCAACGTCACGTTGAACCGCAAGCGTGAGATCACGCAGTTCTTCTGTGGCGATCCCATAGCTGCACACGAAGCCGGCTGTGCCTACGTCAAGCGTACGGCCATGGCCGCCTGCGACCGGGCCTACCCGATCGTGCTCACCAGCAACGCCGGGTTTCCGTTGGATCAGAACCTCTACCAGACCGTCAAAGGCATGTCGGCCGCCGCACAAATCGTGGAGCCGGGTGGCTTGATTCTGGCGGCTGCCCGGTGCAACGACGGCTTCCCCTCCCACGGCAACTTCCGTGCGTTCCTCACCGAGCACGCCTCCCCCCAGGACCTTCTCGACACCATCAACGCCCCCGGCTTCTCGCGCTTCGATCAATGGCAAGCGCAGCTCTTTGCGCTGATAGCCCTCAAGGCACGCGTGGGCGTCTTCAGTGAAATGCCGGAAGCCGAGCTTCGCGCCGCTCACCTCGAGCCGGTCGCCGACATCGGAGCGCGCCTGAAGCAAGAGCTGGACGCGCGCGGCCCCGATGCGGCCATCGCCGTACTGCCCGAGGGCCCCCTGACCATTCCCTACCTCACCTCGCCGCCGGCGGTTTGA